The Gloeobacter morelensis MG652769 genome contains the following window.
GCCGGCTCGTCGAGGAGCGGCTGGCTGGTCTCGAGCAGGAGCGAGAGCGCCTCGAACAACTGCTCAGCGGCGGCGCTGCCGACCTGCCGACGCTGACAGCCGTCGCTCAACTCACCAACAACGCCGTGGTGATTACCGATGTCGAGCGCCGGGTCGTCTGGGTGAACGCAGGATTCACCGCCCTGACGGGCTTTACCCTCGATGAAGTCCGCGGTCACAACCCGGGGGCGCTGCTGCAAGGACCACAGACCGACCCGGCGACGGTAATGTACATGCGCGAGCGCCTCCAAAGAGGCGAGGGTTATACCGTCGAGATTCTCAACTACAGCAAAACCGGCGATCAGTACTGGCTTGCGATCGAGGTCCAGCCGGTGCGCGATGGGACAGGCAAGCTCACCCACTTTATTGCGGTCCAGAGAGATGTCACCGAGCAGCGGCGCGCCGGGCAGGAGCGTCAGGCGTTGCTCGAGCGCGAGCAGCGCGCCCGCGAGCTGGCCGAGCAGAACAACCGCCTCAAAGACGAGTTTCTGGCCACCTTGAGCCACGAGTTGCGCACACCGCTCAACGGCATCCTCGGATTTGCCGGGTTGTTGCGCCGGGGTCGCCTCGACACCGAGACCGCCCGGCTCGCCGCCGTCGAGATTATCGAGCGCAACGCCCTGGCCCAGGCCCAGCTCATCGAAGACCTGCTTGACATGTCGAGCATCGCTGCGGGCACCTTCAACCTTGATGTCCAGCCGGTTGAGATGGCTGAGGTGGTCTCGACGGCCATAGCCGGCCAGCGCACGGCCGCCGAGGCCAAACGCATCCGTCTTGATCTGAGGCTCGATCCGAGTGCGGGACTGGTGTCGGGCGATCGCAGGCGTCTGCTGCAGGCAGTAGCCAACTTGCTCTCGAACGCTGTCAAATTTACACCACCCGATGGCCGCATCGCAGTGTCGATGCGCTGCGTCGCCAACGCCGTTGAAATCGCCGTGGCCGATACCGGTATCGGCATCGGCCCCGAATTTTTGCCCTACGTCTTCGAGCGCTTTCGCCAGGCGGACGGCAGCAGCACCCGCCTGCACGGCGGACTGGGGTTGGGCCTGTCGCTGGTGCGCCATATCGTCGAGATCCATGGCGGCTCCGTTCAGGTCCAGAGCGCCGGTCAGAGCCAGGGGGCAACCTTCACCGTGCGCCTGCCGCTGATGCCGGTGCGCATTGGCAAAATCGAATCGCCGCGCGATGCTGCCGAAGCGTTCTCCACCGAGGGGTTGCCCCCGGAGGCGGCCGACTGGCTTGCGGGCTTGCGCGTGCTGGTGGTGGACAACGACCTCCAGTCCCGCCGGGCCATTCAGCAAGTGCTCCATGGCTGCAAGGCCGAAGTGGTGACGGCCGATTCGGCGGGTACGGCCCTCGGACTGCTCGAACGGCTCAGGCCGGATGTACTGATCGTCGATCTGGGCGTGGGCGGCACGGAAGGTTACGCGCTGCTTGAAGCGTTGCCCGCCCAAAATCAGATGCTGCCGGTGCTCGCGGTCACCGCCTGCGCTACTGCCAGGGACCGGGCGCGCGCTTTTTTAAGCGGGATCGATGCCTTGTTGAACAAGCCCGCCGAGCCTATCGAACTGGCGGCCCTGGTTGCAAATCTGGGGCGCCGCTCGGAGCGCTATCGGGCCACCATTTAGCAGTTCTTGCTTACCCGCTCGCTGCTAGGCTGGAGCGGTCACCCCCGACGGCACCGGGCGATGAGTGGACGGGCGGACGACAATCGCCACTATCACGACGATCCCCCCGTGTTGGATCGGTTTTTGGTTTGCGGCCTGGGCAGCTTTGGGCAGCAGTGCGCGGCGGCCTTCCAAGATTTTGGCGTGCGGGTCGTGGCTATCGATCGTGCCGCGCCGGGATCTTGGGAAGTGCCCGGATTGCCGGAGGCTTTCGAAGCACTGGTCGTAGGTGATTGTCTGCAGCCGACGGTGCTTGAGAAGGCCGGCATCCACCGCTGCCGCAGCGTGCTGTTGGTGACCAGCGACGAGAAAGTCAACATTGAAGCAGCTTTCGCAGCCCGCAGGCTCAACCCCCGCGTACGCCTGGTACTGCGCTCGGGTAAGCAAAACCTCAACGCGCTATTGGCGGAGCGTCTGGGTAATTTTGCCGCCTTCGAAGCCAACCAGTTGCCGGCACCGGCCTTTGCCCTCGCGGCAATGGACGACGGCACGGCGGGACTATTCTCCCTTGACGGCCAGCTGTTGCGGGTGGTGCGCCGTCCCTACCGGCCCGCCGAGCCGTACTGGGCCGGATACCGCTATGTCCATCAGCTCAACAGCCGCCTGCGGCGGGTCCTCGATTATGGGTCAACTCCCAACTTTTACGACTGGGATCCGCAGGCAATGCTCGAAGCCGAAAAAATGGTCACCTGCGTCGAGGTGGCGGAGGCGGAAGGCCTGGATTTTCGCTCGATGGCCGCGGCGAGGCGCCTGGAAGTGACGTTCGGTGTGGTGGTCCGCAAGCTCAAAACTGCCGCCGAGAAACTGTGGCGCTCGGAGCGGCGGCAGGCCGCCAGAGTCGCGTTGGTCAGCGTCCTGACGGTCCTGGTACTGCTCGCTTTGGGATCGGGGCTTTTCTGGCTGGCAGACCCGGCGATTGGCCCCGAAAACAGCTTCTACACCACAGCCATCCTGCTGTTGGGCGGCTACGGCGATCTGTTTGGTGAAATTCAACCCAAAGAAGTATTTCCCTGGTGGCTGCGCCTCTTTAGCCTCCTGCTCACCCTGGCCGGGGCCGCCTTTGTGGGGGTGCTCTACGCGCTGATTACCCAGAGCTTGTTGGTCTCGCGCTTTCAATTTGCCTCCCGCCGCCCCGCCGCTCCCCGGCGCGATCACATCGTCGTCATCGGCCTGGGGGCCATCGGCCGCCGCATCGCCCGCTATCTGCTCGAATTGGGACAACCCGTGGTCGGTGTGGACGGCGATGGCCTCGATGCCGCGGACCTGCCCCAGCTGCCGGTGGTGGTGGGCGAGCCGATGGCGGTGCTGGCTGAATTGGGCCTGGAGAGCGCCCGCAGCGTTGTAGTCGCCACCGAAGACGAACTGGTCAATCTCGAAGTGGGACTGATGGCCCAGGAGCACAACCCGGGGGCGGGGCTGGTGCTGGGCACCTCCGACCCACGCTTCAGCGCCAACCTCAGCGAACTGTTGCCGGGAGCAAAGATCCTAAATGCTTACAATCTTGCCGCCGAGGCATTCGTAGGTGCGGCCTTCGGCGAAAAGGTGCTCGATTTATTCCGGTTGGGCGAGCAGACGGTGCTGGTGACCGAATACCGCATCGAAACAGGTGACACACTGGCGGGCCAGATCCTTTCGCGGATTACCTTCGGCTACGACGTTGTGGCGCTGTTGCACCAGAAACCGGCGCAACCGGCGGAATTGATGCCGCCTTTTGACGCCCGCCTCGACCCGGGCGACCGGCTGGTGGTCCTTGCCAGCCTCGAAGCCCTCAGGCGCATCGAACAGGGCGATCCCCACCCGGCCACCTGGTGTGTCTCGGCAAACCCACCTCGCGCCGAGGACATCCGGCGCGAGGCGACCTACATGCTGGTGCGCATCTGCGGCTGCAGCATCCCGGAGGCCACCCACTGGCTGGAGGTGCTTCCGGGTCCGTTACCCTGCCCCCTTTACCGCCACCAGGCCCACCGCCTGGCGCGCGAATTGGAGCGCGTCGGTATGCATGCCCGTGTTCTGAGCGACCCTGGCGTGTCCAACACCGGCATCATTCCTGAATAACAAGCGGCCAGAAGCAAAATCTCCTGGCCGTATAGCAATCTGCACGCGCCTACTCGCGCCGGGGAAGCGCCAGTTCGCGCTCCTGCCGCTCGCGCTCCTTGTCGAGCAGGCGGGCGCGCACGATCGAAGCGACAACCGCAACAGCCAGCACGCTCACGATCACCAACAGCGAGACGGCGATCGGGATTTTGAAGATGTCGATGAGCAGCATCTTGGTGCCGACAAAAGTCAGAATGACCGACAGCGCCAGCTTCAAGTAGTGGAACTTGCCCACCACACCGGCCAGCACGAAGTACAGCGAGCGCAGACCGAGGATGGCGAACACGTTCGAGGTGTAGACGATAAACGGATCGGTTGTGACTGCAAAGATGGCCGGGATCGAGTCGACCGCGAAGATAAGATCGGTAGTCTCCACCAGCAGCAGCACCAGAAACAGCGGAGTGGCCACCCACTGGCCCGCTCTACGAATAAAAAAGCGATCTTCGACGTAGTTGTCGGTGACCGGGATCAGACGGCGCACCCACTTGAGCAAAGGATTCTGGGTGATGTCCTTTTCTTCTTTTTCAGGAAAGGCCATCTTGATGCCGGTGAACACCAAAAACGCCCCAAAGATGTAGATGATCCAGTGAAACTCCTTCAGCAGCGCCGCCCCAACAAAAATCAAGATGCCGCGCATCACCAGCGCCCCCAGCACCCCCCAAAAGAGCACCCGATGCTGATAGATGGCCGGTACGCTGAAGGCCGAAAAGATGAGCACGAACACAAAGATATTGTCGACGCTCAGCGACTTTTCGATGAGGTACCCGGTAAAGAATTCGAGCGCCGGCTCCGGTCCCATCCAGTAATAAAGACCGACGTTGAAGACCATCGCCAGAGCGACCCAGACGCCGCTCCAGGTGAGAGCCTCCTTAAAAGAAACCGCGTGGGATTTGCGGTGAAACACCCCCAAGTCGAGGGCGAGCATCGCCAGCACAAAAGCGTTGAAACCAATCCAGATCCACAAAGAATCCACATTCACCTCCAGTAGTGACCGCAGGTATCGAATCTGACAGGCAGACCCACGGCAGTTTTTGTCGTGGTGGTCTCGCCAATCGTGCCTCGGCACTTGCAATCGACCGGAAGCAAACGCTTCGGGTTGACGACCGACTGCCCCGCTAGCGCGGGCGGCTACTCCCCAGCCATCTCCAAGGTATCAAAAGTCTATTGACTAAGTTAAATGTTTTGAGCTCATTTGCATCAAAACATTCTATGGTTCCCCCAGCTCAAGGGGAAGTATGCCAGGGAGGCGGCAGGGGCGACCACTCCGGGAAGGAACGCTTGGGATGCTTGGCACGGTAGAGCATGTCGGTGACCGGCTTGCCCTCGATGAGGTGCCGGCGGACAACCAGCGGTATTTCCTCAGGCCGCACCCGGTCGTACCAGATCTGCTGGCCGGTGGCGGTCTGTACCACCAGCAGCATCGGACCGTTGCCGCACTGGCTGAGGCATCCGGTGGCCTGCAACTCCACCCGGGCGCTCAACCCGCAGCGGGCCAGTTCGCTCTGGAGTTCGGCGAGCACGGTGGAACTGCCGTCGCGACGGCAGGTGCGATTCTGGCAGGCAAATATCTGGACGGGAGCAGGCAACATGGCGCGGCCCTGGCGGCCAGTCCAATGTAACCTCCTGGCACCCTACAGCTTCGGCAAATACGCGGGAGTTTGGCGCACGAGTTTGCCGTCGCGGTAGAAG
Protein-coding sequences here:
- a CDS encoding ATP-binding protein, whose translation is MAGPQEQPCHDTTAEASSDEESIGLSECLRLLIDDIEDYTILTLDGEGLIVGCSAGAERLCAGTPLGRHFSCLYPREEGERGRPAQDLEEARLQGRIALTGWRVRPDGSRFWAEVVLSALRNPSGQVSGYAMVTHDVTAGRLVEERLAGLEQERERLEQLLSGGAADLPTLTAVAQLTNNAVVITDVERRVVWVNAGFTALTGFTLDEVRGHNPGALLQGPQTDPATVMYMRERLQRGEGYTVEILNYSKTGDQYWLAIEVQPVRDGTGKLTHFIAVQRDVTEQRRAGQERQALLEREQRARELAEQNNRLKDEFLATLSHELRTPLNGILGFAGLLRRGRLDTETARLAAVEIIERNALAQAQLIEDLLDMSSIAAGTFNLDVQPVEMAEVVSTAIAGQRTAAEAKRIRLDLRLDPSAGLVSGDRRRLLQAVANLLSNAVKFTPPDGRIAVSMRCVANAVEIAVADTGIGIGPEFLPYVFERFRQADGSSTRLHGGLGLGLSLVRHIVEIHGGSVQVQSAGQSQGATFTVRLPLMPVRIGKIESPRDAAEAFSTEGLPPEAADWLAGLRVLVVDNDLQSRRAIQQVLHGCKAEVVTADSAGTALGLLERLRPDVLIVDLGVGGTEGYALLEALPAQNQMLPVLAVTACATARDRARAFLSGIDALLNKPAEPIELAALVANLGRRSERYRATI
- a CDS encoding potassium channel protein produces the protein MSGRADDNRHYHDDPPVLDRFLVCGLGSFGQQCAAAFQDFGVRVVAIDRAAPGSWEVPGLPEAFEALVVGDCLQPTVLEKAGIHRCRSVLLVTSDEKVNIEAAFAARRLNPRVRLVLRSGKQNLNALLAERLGNFAAFEANQLPAPAFALAAMDDGTAGLFSLDGQLLRVVRRPYRPAEPYWAGYRYVHQLNSRLRRVLDYGSTPNFYDWDPQAMLEAEKMVTCVEVAEAEGLDFRSMAAARRLEVTFGVVVRKLKTAAEKLWRSERRQAARVALVSVLTVLVLLALGSGLFWLADPAIGPENSFYTTAILLLGGYGDLFGEIQPKEVFPWWLRLFSLLLTLAGAAFVGVLYALITQSLLVSRFQFASRRPAAPRRDHIVVIGLGAIGRRIARYLLELGQPVVGVDGDGLDAADLPQLPVVVGEPMAVLAELGLESARSVVVATEDELVNLEVGLMAQEHNPGAGLVLGTSDPRFSANLSELLPGAKILNAYNLAAEAFVGAAFGEKVLDLFRLGEQTVLVTEYRIETGDTLAGQILSRITFGYDVVALLHQKPAQPAELMPPFDARLDPGDRLVVLASLEALRRIEQGDPHPATWCVSANPPRAEDIRREATYMLVRICGCSIPEATHWLEVLPGPLPCPLYRHQAHRLARELERVGMHARVLSDPGVSNTGIIPE
- a CDS encoding TerC family protein, whose protein sequence is MDSLWIWIGFNAFVLAMLALDLGVFHRKSHAVSFKEALTWSGVWVALAMVFNVGLYYWMGPEPALEFFTGYLIEKSLSVDNIFVFVLIFSAFSVPAIYQHRVLFWGVLGALVMRGILIFVGAALLKEFHWIIYIFGAFLVFTGIKMAFPEKEEKDITQNPLLKWVRRLIPVTDNYVEDRFFIRRAGQWVATPLFLVLLLVETTDLIFAVDSIPAIFAVTTDPFIVYTSNVFAILGLRSLYFVLAGVVGKFHYLKLALSVILTFVGTKMLLIDIFKIPIAVSLLVIVSVLAVAVVASIVRARLLDKERERQERELALPRRE
- a CDS encoding (2Fe-2S) ferredoxin domain-containing protein; translated protein: MLPAPVQIFACQNRTCRRDGSSTVLAELQSELARCGLSARVELQATGCLSQCGNGPMLLVVQTATGQQIWYDRVRPEEIPLVVRRHLIEGKPVTDMLYRAKHPKRSFPEWSPLPPPWHTSP